A single window of Syntrophorhabdaceae bacterium DNA harbors:
- a CDS encoding cupin domain-containing protein, protein MSELKVVHVKDVKGERRDPPRMSWILVSEKTVGAKNLAMGVNETYPGGMVPEHKHDTEEEVMFFYAGRGVFVTEGREIPLEPGTCIYNPPGKLHKIVNTGDEVLKFVWIYSPQLASHRKQ, encoded by the coding sequence ATGTCGGAGCTAAAGGTTGTACACGTCAAGGATGTTAAAGGTGAGCGGAGAGACCCCCCGAGGATGTCATGGATACTCGTCTCAGAAAAGACGGTGGGCGCAAAGAACCTTGCCATGGGGGTGAATGAGACCTACCCCGGAGGCATGGTGCCCGAGCATAAACATGATACCGAGGAAGAGGTAATGTTCTTCTATGCAGGGCGAGGGGTCTTTGTGACCGAGGGAAGGGAAATACCCTTAGAACCCGGGACATGCATCTATAATCCCCCCGGAAAGCTGCACAAGATAGTAAATACGGGCGATGAGGTGCTCAAGTTTGTCTGGATATATTCACCACAGCTTGCAAGTCATAGAAAACAATAA
- a CDS encoding cupin domain-containing protein: MELKVINMKDVKALEPDAVRKSWLLVSEKTVGAENLSMGINETYPGGMVPEHVHDTEEEINFFFSGRGKLVAEGREIQLEAGVCILIPPKLPHSIVNDGDEVIRFMWILAPQLAGHRK, translated from the coding sequence ATGGAATTGAAAGTCATAAACATGAAGGACGTGAAAGCTTTAGAGCCCGATGCGGTGAGGAAATCCTGGCTCCTTGTGAGCGAAAAAACAGTAGGCGCCGAGAATCTTTCCATGGGCATCAACGAGACTTATCCCGGCGGTATGGTGCCTGAGCATGTCCATGACACAGAGGAAGAGATTAACTTCTTCTTTTCCGGACGCGGAAAGCTTGTGGCTGAAGGTCGTGAGATCCAGCTTGAGGCCGGTGTTTGTATCTTAATTCCCCCGAAGCTTCCTCACAGCATCGTAAACGACGGCGATGAAGTAATTCGATTCATGTGGATTCTTGCGCCCCAACTGGCGGGTCATAGAAAATAG
- a CDS encoding DctP family TRAP transporter solute-binding subunit, with the protein MKKALVSVSVVFGMLVMILGWNVSVVKAQTYEIKFAHVDPADPFTSKKGAAGVAFKGDLEAATSGAVSVKLFPAGQLGGERELIEAVKLGTIQMAMVSAAIASYYKEAQVLDIPYLFSSAPEAWKVMDGPFGKEMAADCLKKTGLRVLAYGETGFRNFTNSVRPIKSPADMKGMKIRVMESPVYVAMIKGLGAQPTPIAWPETYTALQQKVVDGEENPISVIAANKFYEVQKYMTIDGHSYGVDFILINEKFFQSLPKNIQESVKLASITAGWVGRGIQELNSAMGVTQLQEKGMQVYKPTAAELNQFRQATQKPVIDYVEKQVGKLWIEKLQKAVKAAEAELAK; encoded by the coding sequence ATGAAGAAGGCATTGGTATCAGTCAGCGTTGTGTTTGGAATGTTGGTCATGATTTTGGGTTGGAATGTCTCGGTGGTAAAAGCGCAAACGTACGAGATAAAATTTGCCCACGTAGATCCGGCGGATCCGTTTACCTCAAAGAAGGGCGCCGCGGGCGTGGCTTTTAAGGGCGATCTCGAGGCGGCCACAAGCGGCGCCGTTTCGGTCAAACTGTTTCCCGCGGGCCAGCTCGGCGGGGAACGCGAGTTGATCGAGGCCGTGAAACTCGGGACCATCCAGATGGCCATGGTATCAGCCGCCATCGCGAGCTACTATAAAGAGGCCCAGGTACTCGATATTCCTTACCTCTTTTCCTCCGCTCCGGAAGCCTGGAAGGTTATGGACGGTCCCTTCGGCAAGGAGATGGCCGCAGACTGCCTGAAAAAGACAGGTCTCAGGGTTCTTGCGTACGGCGAGACGGGCTTCAGGAATTTTACAAACTCGGTCCGTCCGATCAAGTCGCCGGCTGACATGAAAGGGATGAAGATCAGGGTTATGGAAAGCCCGGTCTATGTTGCCATGATAAAAGGACTCGGCGCTCAGCCCACCCCTATCGCGTGGCCTGAGACTTACACTGCCTTGCAACAGAAGGTTGTGGATGGCGAGGAGAATCCCATATCGGTTATAGCGGCGAACAAATTCTATGAAGTGCAGAAGTACATGACCATAGATGGACACTCCTATGGAGTCGATTTCATCTTGATCAACGAGAAGTTCTTCCAGTCACTTCCCAAGAACATTCAGGAGAGCGTGAAACTCGCATCCATCACCGCAGGCTGGGTTGGGCGCGGTATCCAGGAGTTAAACTCGGCAATGGGCGTAACGCAACTGCAGGAAAAGGGCATGCAGGTTTATAAGCCGACCGCAGCAGAGCTGAACCAGTTTAGACAGGCTACGCAAAAACCAGTCATCGACTACGTTGAGAAACAGGTCGGGAAACTCTGGATAGAGAAACTCCAGAAGGCCGTGAAGGCTGCCGAAGCCGAATTGGCCAAATAG